A single genomic interval of Candidatus Bipolaricaulis anaerobius harbors:
- a CDS encoding hydantoinase/oxoprolinase family protein, translating into MAVAMGVDIGGTFTDIVILGEGGPRLYKFPSTPDDPARGVLAALAELIARGEIRPESVTRIAHGSTVATNAVLEGKLGKTALVTTAGFRDVLEIGRQNRPSLYNLFFERVQPIVPRELRFEVPERVDAQGNVVRALDRAAVAQLLPELRARGVEAVAVCFLFSFLCPDHEREAGEVLAGLGVPLTLSCDLLPEFREYERTSTTVVNAALRPVVGSYLAAVEGGSAGLGLPASWQVMQSSGTIAHAATAQKEPARILLSGPAGGVEGARQIGLRSGFSDLITLDMGGTSCDVALVQGGTVARTVGGAVGGHPVALPMVDIHTIGAGGGSLARLDPGGALAVGPESAGADPGPACYGRGGEEPTVTDAHLVLGHLLPEFPLGGLPALDLDAARTAVRRIADPLGLTVEEAALGILDVADAAMERAIRVISVEQGHDPRGFALLAFGGAGPLHAVPLARRLSIPKVLVPPTAGVLSALGLLLAEVGHETSQGIVRPLRSLSVAELAELLARLRERAGEELVGHGGPEEGLRFATVAALRYAGQAHELDIPVPQGRVGPQWVTELEEVFHKAHEQRYGHAAPGEEIELVAVRVRASVPALPVDIRPSFSSAPELPATGAAWFDRTGPVAARLVHRADLGPGTRITGPAIVLGPDATTLLPPGSEGAVDEHGALIVEVG; encoded by the coding sequence GTGGCTGTGGCGATGGGGGTGGATATTGGGGGGACGTTCACGGATATCGTCATCCTCGGGGAGGGCGGGCCACGCCTCTACAAGTTCCCCTCCACGCCGGACGACCCGGCCCGCGGCGTCCTCGCCGCCCTGGCGGAGCTCATCGCGCGGGGGGAGATCCGGCCGGAGTCTGTGACCAGGATCGCCCACGGGTCGACGGTGGCCACGAACGCGGTCCTGGAGGGGAAGCTCGGGAAAACGGCCCTCGTCACCACGGCCGGGTTCCGCGACGTGCTCGAGATCGGCCGCCAGAACCGGCCGTCACTCTATAACCTCTTCTTCGAGCGGGTGCAGCCGATCGTGCCCCGCGAGCTCCGGTTCGAAGTCCCGGAGCGGGTGGACGCTCAAGGGAACGTGGTCCGCGCGCTCGACCGGGCGGCCGTCGCCCAGCTCCTCCCCGAGCTCCGCGCCCGGGGGGTGGAGGCGGTGGCGGTGTGCTTCCTGTTCTCGTTCCTCTGCCCGGACCACGAGCGGGAGGCGGGGGAGGTCCTCGCCGGGCTCGGGGTGCCGCTGACCCTGTCCTGTGACCTCCTCCCCGAGTTCCGCGAGTACGAGCGCACCTCGACCACCGTCGTCAACGCCGCGCTGCGGCCGGTGGTGGGGAGCTACCTCGCGGCGGTCGAGGGGGGATCGGCCGGTCTCGGGCTCCCCGCCTCGTGGCAGGTCATGCAGTCGAGCGGGACGATCGCCCACGCCGCCACGGCCCAGAAGGAACCGGCGCGGATCCTCCTCTCGGGGCCGGCGGGTGGGGTGGAGGGGGCACGCCAGATCGGGCTCCGGTCGGGGTTTTCTGACCTCATTACCCTCGACATGGGCGGGACGAGCTGCGACGTGGCCCTCGTCCAGGGGGGCACGGTCGCGCGCACGGTGGGGGGCGCGGTCGGGGGGCACCCGGTCGCCCTCCCGATGGTGGACATCCACACGATCGGTGCCGGCGGGGGGAGCCTCGCCCGCCTCGACCCCGGGGGCGCGCTCGCGGTGGGGCCGGAGAGCGCGGGGGCTGACCCCGGTCCGGCCTGCTACGGCCGCGGGGGAGAGGAGCCCACGGTCACCGACGCCCACCTCGTCCTTGGCCACCTCCTCCCCGAGTTCCCGTTGGGCGGGCTCCCCGCGCTCGACCTCGACGCGGCGCGGACCGCGGTGCGCCGGATCGCCGATCCGCTCGGCCTCACGGTGGAGGAGGCCGCCCTTGGGATCCTCGACGTCGCCGATGCGGCGATGGAGCGGGCGATCCGGGTGATCTCGGTCGAGCAGGGGCACGACCCACGGGGATTCGCGCTGCTGGCGTTCGGGGGGGCGGGCCCCCTCCACGCCGTCCCCCTCGCCCGTCGGCTCTCGATCCCGAAGGTGCTCGTCCCACCCACAGCGGGGGTCTTGTCGGCGCTCGGGCTCCTCCTCGCCGAGGTTGGGCACGAGACGAGCCAGGGGATCGTCCGCCCGCTCCGCTCGCTTTCGGTAGCGGAACTGGCCGAGCTCCTTGCGCGCCTCCGCGAGCGGGCGGGGGAGGAACTCGTCGGCCACGGTGGTCCCGAGGAGGGCCTTCGGTTTGCGACCGTGGCCGCACTCCGCTACGCGGGCCAGGCCCACGAACTCGACATTCCCGTTCCCCAAGGGAGGGTGGGACCGCAGTGGGTTACGGAGCTAGAAGAGGTGTTCCACAAGGCCCATGAGCAGAGGTACGGCCACGCCGCGCCGGGGGAGGAGATCGAGCTCGTCGCCGTCCGCGTTCGGGCGAGCGTCCCCGCTTTGCCCGTGGACATCCGACCCTCCTTCTCCTCTGCTCCCGAACTCCCCGCGACGGGCGCGGCGTGGTTCGACCGGACCGGCCCCGTCGCCGCCCGGCTCGTCCACCGGGCGGACCTCGGCCCCGGAACGCGGATCACGGGGCCGGCGATCGTCCTCGGGCCCGACGCGACGACCCTCCTCCCACCGGGGAGCGAGGGGGCGGTGGACGAGCACGGCGCGCTCATCGTGGAGGTCGGATGA
- the acs gene encoding acetate--CoA ligase, translating into MGRQYEEVYHRSVEDAEEFWAAEAQKLHWFQRWEQVLDDSKAPFTRWFSGGQTNLCYNAVDRHVVAGKGDRPAILWESPELGQSRTLTFRELHREVNRFAAALQRCGVTKGDRVLVYMPMVPEALIAVLACVRIGAIHSVVFAGFSVESLAHRIEDSGSRVIVCADGALRKGKPINLKEIVDRAVDQARTEVERVIILDRGVVPWTPVPGRDVRWDEAMAEIGEAEVPAVPLNATDPSYILYTSGTTGKPKGVVRDTGGYMVALHASMDLIYGCTPEDVYWSTSDIGWVVGHSYIIYGPLLYGIPTLVYEGTPDSPNPGIWWETIEKHRVSVLFSAPTAMRMLRKFPSSWIEGHDLSSLRHVFLAGEPLDEPTYRWAAETLNKPVIDHYWQTESGWPMITNHMGIPPLPVKPGSPTREAIGWQLDVVDEQGDPVPRGQRGYLVAYPPLPPGALQTLWKDDERFVGSYWKHFARHGKRLYFSGDYAIKDEDGYYWLLGRADEVINVAGHRMGTREVEEVISGHPGVAEVSAIGIDDEIKGQAIAAFVVLKKDVADSPALHQEIIHLIRESIGPIATPKVLRVVPRLPKTRSGKVMRRVLRAICEEKALGDLSTIEDGASVDEVRKALDELGEVTQPRT; encoded by the coding sequence ATGGGACGGCAGTACGAGGAGGTTTACCACCGATCGGTCGAGGATGCGGAGGAGTTCTGGGCTGCGGAAGCGCAGAAGCTGCACTGGTTCCAGCGCTGGGAGCAGGTACTCGACGATTCCAAGGCTCCGTTCACCCGCTGGTTCTCTGGGGGACAGACGAACCTCTGCTACAACGCGGTGGATCGCCATGTCGTGGCGGGAAAGGGGGACCGGCCGGCGATCCTCTGGGAAAGTCCGGAGTTGGGACAGAGCCGGACCCTCACCTTTCGCGAGCTCCACCGGGAAGTGAACCGGTTCGCCGCGGCCCTGCAGCGATGCGGGGTGACGAAGGGGGATCGGGTGCTCGTGTACATGCCGATGGTCCCCGAGGCGCTCATAGCGGTGCTCGCCTGCGTTCGGATCGGCGCCATTCACTCCGTGGTCTTCGCCGGGTTCTCCGTGGAGTCCCTCGCCCACCGAATTGAGGACTCGGGGTCGCGGGTCATCGTGTGCGCCGACGGCGCTCTCCGGAAGGGGAAGCCGATCAACCTCAAGGAGATCGTAGACCGGGCCGTGGATCAAGCGCGGACCGAGGTCGAGCGCGTGATCATCCTCGATCGCGGTGTCGTCCCGTGGACCCCGGTCCCCGGGCGCGACGTACGGTGGGACGAGGCGATGGCGGAGATCGGCGAAGCCGAGGTGCCCGCCGTTCCCCTGAATGCCACGGACCCGAGCTACATCCTCTACACGTCGGGCACCACCGGGAAGCCCAAAGGGGTGGTACGGGACACGGGCGGGTACATGGTCGCCCTCCACGCTTCGATGGACCTCATCTACGGGTGCACCCCAGAGGACGTGTATTGGTCCACGTCCGACATCGGGTGGGTCGTCGGCCACAGCTACATCATCTATGGGCCGCTCCTGTACGGGATCCCGACCCTCGTGTACGAAGGAACGCCCGACAGCCCCAACCCCGGGATCTGGTGGGAGACGATCGAGAAGCACCGGGTGTCCGTCCTCTTCTCCGCTCCCACCGCGATGCGCATGCTACGCAAGTTCCCGTCGAGCTGGATCGAAGGTCACGATCTGTCCTCGCTTCGTCACGTGTTCCTCGCCGGCGAGCCCCTGGACGAGCCCACCTACCGCTGGGCGGCCGAGACCCTGAACAAGCCCGTCATTGATCACTACTGGCAGACCGAGAGCGGCTGGCCGATGATCACGAACCACATGGGGATTCCCCCTCTTCCGGTGAAACCTGGATCCCCGACGCGGGAAGCGATCGGGTGGCAGCTCGACGTGGTCGACGAGCAGGGCGATCCGGTCCCCCGTGGGCAACGGGGGTACCTCGTCGCCTATCCTCCCCTTCCACCGGGCGCGCTCCAGACCCTGTGGAAAGACGACGAACGGTTCGTAGGAAGCTACTGGAAGCACTTCGCCCGTCACGGAAAGCGGCTCTACTTCTCCGGGGACTATGCGATTAAGGACGAGGATGGGTACTACTGGCTCCTCGGCCGGGCGGACGAGGTGATCAACGTCGCCGGGCACCGCATGGGGACGCGCGAGGTAGAGGAGGTCATCTCCGGGCACCCCGGGGTGGCCGAGGTATCGGCGATCGGGATCGACGATGAGATCAAGGGCCAGGCGATCGCGGCGTTCGTGGTCCTCAAGAAGGACGTTGCCGATAGCCCTGCTCTCCACCAGGAGATCATCCACCTCATCCGGGAAAGCATCGGCCCCATCGCGACCCCGAAGGTGCTGCGGGTCGTGCCGCGGCTTCCTAAAACCCGCTCCGGGAAGGTGATGCGCCGCGTGTTGCGGGCGATCTGCGAGGAAAAGGCGCTGGGGGACCTGTCCACGATCGAGGACGGGGCGAGCGTAGACGAGGTCCGGAAGGCCCTTGATGAGCTGGGAGAAGTGACACAACCGAGGACCTAG
- a CDS encoding helicase-related protein, which yields MMRLEDLRPGTVVRGLVLNSAVTVIQVQWLGSEALEITFKEPSGRVGSQLLFRSDEERLDIVERGRPWSFDGDGALFRLVAEAHRIRLAHLFDPLLAVHTSLVEPLPHQITAVYEAMLPRQPLRFLLADDPGAGKTIMAGLLIKELIVRGDVERCLIVCPGGLVEQWQDELSQRFHLPFEIMTNDKLEAARTGNWFTETPLIIARLDKCARDESVKARLASPECRWDLVVVDEAHKMSATFFSGEIKYTKRYQLGQLLSGLTRHFLLLTATPHNGKEEEFQLFMALLDGDRFEGKFRDGTHQVDVSDLMRRMVKEKLVRFDGTPLFPERIAYTVPYRLSDLEARLYQEVTEYVRQEFNRAEALADNKRAGTVGFALTILQRRLASSPEAIYQSLRRRRERLEHRRRELQVLHRGATVPALVTPALDEEALDDLEDAPDTEAAAIEQEILDQATAARTLEELQAEIETLKRLEDLALRVRQSGEDRKWRELASLLGEIFAPAAFAPQVSEPTAPYSARDVPKPVPSPRQKLIVFSEHRDTLAYLEQRIATLLGRGDAVVTIHGGMGREERRKAQEAFLYDPNVHVLVATDAAGEGINLQRAHLMVNYDLPWNPNRIEQRFGRIHRIGQTEVCHLWNLVAVDTREGDVYRTLLDKIEQARQRLEGQVFDVLGKVQFEGRPLRDLLIEAVRYGERPEVRMRLTQVIADAFDPAHVQDLVENKALVEEVMDPARLGRIREEMERAEARRLQPHYIEGFFLEAFRRLGGSARQREPRRYEITHVPPPVRRWDRQTGIGGPILPRYERITFEKDLISPPGQPLAAFVCPGHPLLDAVVDLTLDAHRDLLRRGTVLVDEADLGEKPRALFFVEHTIQDAGVLPTGENRVISRRVLYVETDAEGRARHLYHAPYLDYRPLRADEPETEAILARPECRWVNEALEGRVLEHAVSTVVPEHVREVRERRLRWIEKTRAAVKDRLTKEIYHWDSRATQLKLEEEAGKVGARLNWQEARRRADDLQARLERRLAELDREAQITALPPVVLGGVLVVPLGLLAKMSGRPLSEEERRVVDKQKVAAAARAIVMDVERRLGCTPVNREEEKLGYDIESRDPRTGNLRFIEVKGREAGADTITVTKNEILTALNKPDAYILAVVELAGDGTHAVHYVRRPFERSGVTVDFNGASVNFHFADLLKRAEVPT from the coding sequence ATGATGCGTCTCGAAGACCTACGGCCGGGGACCGTGGTCCGGGGCCTCGTTCTCAACTCTGCCGTCACCGTGATTCAGGTCCAGTGGCTGGGATCGGAGGCCCTGGAGATCACGTTCAAGGAGCCCTCGGGCCGCGTAGGATCCCAGCTTCTCTTCCGGAGCGACGAGGAACGCCTGGACATCGTGGAACGGGGCCGGCCGTGGAGCTTCGACGGTGACGGCGCTCTGTTCCGGCTCGTCGCTGAGGCGCACAGAATTCGACTCGCTCACCTGTTCGATCCTCTCTTGGCGGTGCACACATCGCTCGTGGAGCCGCTACCGCATCAGATCACCGCTGTCTACGAAGCCATGCTCCCTCGTCAGCCGCTGCGGTTCCTCCTGGCCGACGATCCGGGGGCCGGGAAGACGATCATGGCCGGCCTCCTCATCAAGGAGCTCATCGTCCGCGGGGACGTCGAGCGGTGCCTCATCGTGTGCCCGGGTGGCCTCGTCGAGCAGTGGCAGGACGAGCTCTCCCAGCGCTTTCATCTCCCGTTCGAGATCATGACCAACGACAAGCTGGAGGCAGCCCGAACGGGGAACTGGTTCACCGAGACCCCCCTCATCATCGCACGGCTTGACAAGTGCGCTCGTGACGAATCCGTCAAAGCGCGACTTGCTTCCCCGGAGTGCCGGTGGGACCTCGTGGTGGTGGATGAGGCGCACAAGATGTCGGCAACCTTCTTCAGCGGGGAGATCAAATACACCAAGCGTTACCAGCTTGGGCAGCTCCTCTCCGGCCTCACCCGCCACTTCCTCCTCCTCACCGCGACCCCGCACAACGGAAAGGAAGAGGAGTTCCAGCTGTTCATGGCCCTGCTCGATGGCGACCGCTTCGAGGGGAAGTTCCGCGACGGAACACACCAGGTGGACGTCTCCGACCTGATGCGGCGGATGGTGAAGGAAAAGCTCGTCCGGTTCGACGGCACGCCCCTGTTCCCTGAGCGGATCGCGTACACGGTCCCGTACCGCCTGTCGGACCTCGAGGCCCGGCTCTACCAGGAGGTTACGGAATACGTTCGCCAGGAGTTCAATCGCGCCGAGGCCCTGGCGGACAACAAGCGTGCGGGGACGGTTGGGTTCGCGCTGACCATCCTCCAGCGCCGGTTGGCCTCCTCTCCCGAGGCGATCTACCAGTCCCTCCGCAGGCGGCGGGAGAGGCTGGAGCACCGGCGCCGCGAGCTCCAGGTGCTCCACCGAGGCGCTACTGTGCCCGCTCTGGTCACCCCGGCCCTCGATGAAGAAGCCCTCGACGACCTGGAGGATGCGCCCGACACAGAAGCAGCGGCTATCGAGCAGGAGATCCTCGACCAGGCCACCGCGGCGCGGACGCTGGAGGAGCTTCAGGCCGAGATCGAGACCCTGAAACGCCTCGAAGACCTCGCCCTCCGGGTGCGGCAAAGTGGGGAAGACCGCAAGTGGCGCGAGCTCGCGAGCCTGCTCGGGGAGATCTTCGCCCCCGCGGCCTTCGCCCCCCAGGTGAGCGAGCCCACCGCGCCCTACAGCGCGCGCGATGTGCCCAAACCCGTCCCCTCCCCCCGCCAGAAGCTCATCGTCTTCAGCGAGCACCGCGATACCCTGGCCTACCTGGAACAGCGGATCGCCACGCTCCTTGGGCGCGGCGATGCCGTGGTGACGATCCACGGCGGGATGGGCCGCGAAGAGCGCCGGAAGGCTCAGGAAGCCTTCCTGTACGACCCGAATGTTCACGTGCTGGTCGCCACCGATGCGGCCGGGGAAGGGATCAACCTCCAGCGGGCCCACCTGATGGTCAACTACGACCTCCCGTGGAATCCAAACCGGATCGAGCAGCGATTCGGGCGGATCCACCGTATCGGCCAAACTGAGGTCTGCCACCTGTGGAACCTCGTGGCCGTGGATACCCGCGAAGGCGACGTGTACCGCACCCTGCTCGACAAGATCGAGCAAGCCCGGCAGCGCCTCGAGGGCCAGGTGTTCGACGTCTTGGGGAAGGTTCAGTTCGAGGGCCGCCCGCTTCGGGATCTCCTCATCGAAGCCGTCCGCTACGGCGAGCGGCCGGAGGTCCGCATGCGGCTGACCCAGGTCATCGCCGATGCGTTCGACCCTGCCCATGTTCAGGATCTCGTCGAGAACAAGGCACTGGTCGAGGAGGTGATGGACCCGGCGCGCCTCGGTCGGATCCGCGAGGAGATGGAGCGGGCCGAGGCACGGAGGCTTCAGCCGCACTACATCGAGGGGTTCTTCTTGGAGGCGTTCCGGCGGTTGGGCGGCTCCGCCCGCCAGCGCGAGCCCAGGCGGTACGAGATCACCCACGTCCCTCCTCCGGTCCGACGCTGGGACCGGCAGACCGGGATCGGCGGTCCCATCCTCCCGCGCTATGAGCGGATCACGTTCGAGAAGGATCTCATCTCCCCGCCCGGGCAGCCACTGGCAGCGTTCGTCTGTCCGGGGCACCCGCTCCTCGACGCGGTGGTGGATCTCACCCTCGACGCCCATCGGGACCTCCTGCGACGGGGGACCGTGCTCGTGGACGAGGCGGACCTCGGCGAGAAGCCGCGGGCTCTCTTCTTCGTCGAGCACACGATTCAGGACGCGGGGGTTCTCCCGACGGGCGAGAACCGCGTGATCTCCCGCCGGGTTCTGTACGTGGAGACCGACGCCGAGGGGCGGGCCCGCCACCTCTACCACGCCCCCTACCTCGACTACCGCCCGCTCCGAGCCGACGAGCCTGAGACCGAGGCCATCCTCGCCCGGCCGGAGTGTCGCTGGGTGAACGAGGCGCTCGAAGGGCGGGTGCTCGAACACGCGGTGTCCACCGTGGTCCCCGAGCACGTGCGTGAGGTGCGGGAGCGGCGCCTCCGGTGGATCGAGAAAACGCGCGCCGCTGTGAAGGACCGGCTGACCAAGGAGATCTACCATTGGGACAGCCGGGCGACCCAGCTCAAGCTTGAGGAGGAGGCGGGCAAGGTCGGGGCCAGACTGAACTGGCAGGAAGCGCGCCGGCGGGCCGACGACCTCCAGGCCCGGTTGGAGCGGCGCCTGGCCGAGCTCGACCGGGAGGCGCAGATCACCGCCCTGCCGCCGGTCGTGCTGGGTGGCGTGCTCGTGGTCCCGCTGGGGCTCCTGGCGAAGATGAGCGGAAGGCCACTTTCTGAAGAAGAGCGCCGGGTCGTGGACAAACAGAAGGTCGCGGCGGCAGCGCGGGCAATCGTCATGGACGTGGAGCGCCGGCTTGGCTGCACGCCCGTGAATAGGGAAGAAGAAAAGCTGGGGTACGACATCGAGAGCCGGGACCCCCGCACGGGGAATCTCCGGTTCATCGAGGTGAAGGGCCGGGAGGCAGGCGCGGACACGATCACCGTGACCAAGAACGAGATCCTGACCGCGCTCAACAAGCCCGACGCCTACATCCTGGCGGTCGTCGAGCTCGCGGGGGATGGAACCCACGCCGTGCACTACGTCCGCCGGCCGTTCGAGCGGAGCGGCGTGACCGTTGACTTCAACGGAGCGAGCGTGAACTTCCACTTCGCCGATCTCCTAAAGCGGGCCGAGGTGCCAACATGA
- a CDS encoding hydantoinase B/oxoprolinase family protein: MSTIDPVTLEVLRHALTSVAEEMNANLVRSAYSPNIKERRDCSSALFDPHGELVAQAESIPVHLGAMPFSVRAALARVAEWEEGDVVILNDPYLGGAHLPDVTFVAPVFAGSGLVAFVACRAHHADIGGPAPGSLAPTATEIYGEGLRIPPVRLWKRGELDEDLLRILLQNVRTPDERWGDLRAQHAACRTGIGRIRDLVARYGTELLGEGMAGVLDYSERRMRAEIRRLPQGAAEFADALDDDGVGTGPVPILVRIEIRADTVRVDFAGSDSQVRGPLNAVFAVTASAVYYALRAVTDPTIPPNAGCYRPIELLAPEGTIVNPRPPAPVVGGNLETSQRIVDVVLGALAELIPERVPAASQGTMNNVAIGGTDPRTGRPYAFYETIGGGSGARPKGDGVDGVHSHMTNTLNTPVEALELAYPLRVERYELRSGTGGRGRFRGGCGIRRDLAPLGHAAHVSLLTDRRIGRPYGLRGGEAGERGENILVRDGEEIRLPGKTEFDLHPGETLSIRTPGGGGYGPPAER, encoded by the coding sequence ATGAGCACGATCGATCCGGTCACGCTCGAAGTCCTCCGCCACGCCCTCACGAGCGTGGCCGAGGAGATGAACGCGAACCTCGTTCGGTCCGCCTACAGCCCGAACATCAAGGAACGGCGGGACTGCTCATCGGCCTTATTCGATCCCCACGGCGAACTCGTGGCCCAGGCGGAATCCATCCCCGTCCACCTTGGGGCGATGCCGTTCTCGGTGCGGGCGGCGCTGGCGAGGGTGGCGGAGTGGGAAGAGGGCGATGTCGTTATCCTCAACGATCCGTACCTCGGGGGGGCGCACCTCCCCGACGTGACGTTCGTTGCCCCCGTGTTCGCGGGGTCGGGGCTCGTGGCGTTCGTCGCCTGCCGTGCCCACCACGCCGACATCGGCGGCCCCGCGCCGGGGAGCCTCGCTCCCACGGCAACCGAGATCTACGGGGAGGGGCTGCGCATCCCGCCGGTGCGGCTGTGGAAGAGGGGGGAACTCGACGAGGACCTCCTCCGGATCCTCCTTCAGAACGTGCGTACCCCCGACGAGCGGTGGGGCGACCTCCGCGCCCAGCACGCGGCGTGCCGGACCGGGATTGGGCGGATCCGTGACCTCGTCGCCCGGTACGGGACGGAACTCCTCGGGGAGGGGATGGCCGGCGTGCTCGACTACAGCGAGCGGCGGATGCGGGCGGAGATCAGGCGCCTCCCCCAGGGAGCGGCCGAGTTCGCGGATGCCCTCGACGACGACGGCGTGGGGACCGGCCCGGTCCCGATCCTGGTCCGGATCGAGATCCGCGCGGACACGGTGCGGGTGGACTTCGCCGGGTCAGACTCCCAGGTGCGGGGGCCGCTGAACGCCGTGTTCGCTGTGACCGCGTCCGCGGTGTACTACGCCCTCCGCGCCGTGACCGACCCCACGATCCCCCCCAACGCCGGGTGCTACCGGCCGATCGAGCTCCTCGCCCCGGAGGGCACGATCGTGAACCCGCGTCCCCCCGCCCCGGTGGTGGGGGGGAACCTCGAGACATCGCAGCGGATCGTGGACGTCGTCCTCGGGGCCCTTGCCGAGCTCATCCCGGAGCGGGTTCCTGCGGCGAGCCAGGGGACGATGAACAACGTCGCGATCGGGGGCACGGATCCCCGCACCGGCCGGCCGTACGCGTTCTACGAGACGATCGGGGGAGGGAGCGGGGCCCGGCCGAAAGGGGACGGGGTGGACGGGGTTCACAGCCACATGACGAACACCCTCAACACGCCCGTGGAGGCGCTTGAACTTGCCTATCCCCTACGCGTGGAGAGGTACGAGCTCCGATCGGGGACGGGCGGGCGCGGCCGGTTCCGCGGCGGGTGCGGGATCCGCCGCGACCTCGCTCCGCTTGGGCACGCCGCCCACGTCTCCCTCCTCACCGACCGCCGAATCGGGCGTCCCTACGGGCTTAGGGGTGGGGAGGCGGGGGAACGGGGGGAGAACATCCTCGTCCGCGATGGGGAGGAGATCCGGCTCCCGGGGAAGACGGAATTCGACCTCCACCCCGGGGAGACGCTGAGCATCCGCACCCCCGGCGGGGGCGGCTACGGCCCTCCGGCCGAGCGGTAG